TAGTACTTTTTGGGGGAGCACTTTTTGCTGCTTTTCCTTTATTTTATTCTACAAGTTTTGGTGGAGCGTATTGGGTATGGATGGCAATTTTATTTTGTTTTATTATTCAAGCGGTAAGTTATGAATTTAGAAAAAAAGCTAATAATTTTTTAGGCCAAAAAGTTTATGAGTTGTTCCTTTTTATAAATGGAAGTGTAGGTGTGATTTTATTAGGAATTGCAATAGCTACTTTTTTTTCTGGTTCAAGCTTTAGTGTGGATACAAATAATTTCTCACATTGGCATGGCTCATATAGAGGATTAGAAGCTGCAAGTAGTATATTTAATCTATCTTTAGGTTTTGCACTATTTTTTCTAGTGAGAATTTCAGGAGCCTTATATTTTATAAATAATATTGATAATGAAACCATAAAAGAAAGAGCAATAAGAAGTATAAAAATTGATATGCTTATTTTTCTATTTTTCTTTTTGATTTTCTTATATTTACTTTTGAGTAAAAGTGGTTTTGCTTATGATAATAATGGATTGGTATATTATCAAGAGTACAAATATTTATATAATTTTGTAGAGATGCCAATAGTTTTAGGAATGTTCTTAATAGGTTTGTTGATGGTTATAATTGCAGTTTTTATGACCATTCATTTTAATAAAACTTGTTGTATCAAAACAGCAGGTGTTGGTATTGTATTAACTGTAATGGCTTTGTTTTTAAATGTTGGGTTAAATGGAACTTCATATTATCCTTCAACTTTTGATATTCAAAGTTCATTGACTATTCAAAATAGTTCAGGAAGTCATTATACTTTGACTACTATGTCTTATGTTTCACTAATTGTTCCTTTTGTTTTGGCATATATTACTTATGCTTGGTATCAAATGGATAAAGTGAAAATAACTAAAGATGAGATGGAAGATTCTCACACTCATAAATATTAGGAGCTAAAATGGAATATTTAAGTTCAATTGTTTGGCTTATTTCATGGCCTTTGGTGATATATATTTCTTATAAATTAATAGAATGGAACATAAAGAAAATTTAATATGATTAAATTGATGAAAAGAACTTTTATCTATTTCTTTTTTTTTATGCTTTTTGTAAATTTAGCACAGAATATATATAAATATTATTATAACAAGGATAATAAAAATGATTACATTTCCACTAAAAACAAATAAAGAAAATGCAGCGGTATCACCCCTGTTTGGTAAAGCAAAATATTTTGCTTTTTTTGATGGCAAAAATTTAAGTATTGAGGCAAATCCATACGAAAGAGGTTCAAAACTTATTAATTGGTTTAATGAAAAAGGTGTAGATACAATAGTAATAAAAGAGATGGGTGCTAAACCTTTTGAAGCTATTTCTAAAACAGCTATAAAAGTATTGTATGCAGGTAATGATAGAGTTACTACAAATGAGGTATTAGAAAACTATACTACTAATAGCTTAAAAGAGTTATCAATAGATGAACTTCAAAAAATAGTTAAAGAGCACAAAGGAGATAAAAGTTCTTCTTGTCATTCACATTCACATGAAGGTGAAACTAAAAAGAGTTGTCATAAAAAAATGGTAGCTCAAAATCCATATGTTTTTTTAAATAAATAGTACAAAGCTTCTAGCTTTGTACTAAATTTTTAGATAGTTCTCCACTTAGCAGGCCCAGTAGTATGAATAGAAACACCTTCAGTATCAACAGCTACAGTAACAGGCATGTCTTTAACCTCAAACTCATAGATAGCTTCCATACCAAGTTCTTCAAATGCTAATACTTTTGCTGATTTAATTGATTGTGAAATCAAATAAGCAGCTCCACCAGTAGCAATTAAGTACATTGATTTATACTCTTTGATTAAATCAATTGTTGGTTGTTTTCTTTCAGCTTTTCCAATCATTCCCATGATTCCTATTTCCATCATGTCTTTAGTAAATTTATCCATTCTTGTAGATGTTGTTGGTCCCGCTGGTCCTACTGCTTCATCTCTTACAGGATCAACTGGTCCAACATAATAAATAAATCTATCTTCTAATTTAACTCCATTAGGAAGATCTTTTCCAGCATTTTTATATTCAACTATTTTTTTATGTGCTGCATCTCTTGCAGTTAAAATTTTCCCTGAAAGTAAAAGTGTATCTCCTGATTTAAATTGAGATAAATTCTCTTTTGTTAAATCTTCTATATTTACTCTTTTAATTGTATCCATTGGTAATTCAATATCTGGCCATAAATCTAAATCTGGTTTATTAAATATTGCTGGTCCATTACCTTTTAGTTTAAAGTGAATATGTCTTGTTGCTGCACAGTTTGGAATCATAGCAACAGGAAGTGATGCTGCATGACATGGGTAATCTAATATTTTAACATCAAGTACAGTTGTAATTCCACCAAGACCTTGAGCTCCAATTCCTACTTTATTAATATCTTCATATAATTTAAGTCTTAATTCTTCTAGGGCATTTTTTGGACCCCTTGCTTTAAGTTCATGTATATCAACATGACTCATTAAAGACTCTTTTGCTAAAAGCATAGATTTCTCAGGATTTCCTCCAATTCCAATTCCTAATATTCCAGGAGGACACCATCCAGCTCCCATATTTCTAACATTTTCCATAACCCAATCATAAATACTATCACTTGGGTTTAATACAGCAAATTTAGATTTGTTTTCACTTCCTCCACCTTTTGCTGCAACTGTAATATCTATCTCATCTGAATTATCTACACTTACATGAATAACTGCTGGTGTATTGTTTTTTGTATTTACTCTTTTTCCAGCAGGATCTGCAACTACTGAATATCTTAAAGTGTTATCTGGATCTGTATACCCTTTTGCAACACCTTCATTTAATAAATCAACTAACTCTTTTTTAATATCTAAAGGAGCATTTAATCCAACCTTTACAAAGATATTAACACTTCCTGTATCTTGACATAAAGGTCTATGACCCATTGCACACATTTTTGAATTAATTAATATTTGTCCAATTGCATTTTTTGCAGCTTCACCTTTTTCTACATTATAAGCTTCTACCATCCCTTTTACAAAATCTTCTGGATGATAAAATGATATATATTGACATGCATCTGCTATACTCTCGATTATATCTTCTTCGGTTATTTTTTTCATAATTAGATACCTTTATAATTAAATTACGTAAGTATAACTAATTAAAGTTTATTAAGCTTAGTTTTTTTTGATCTTAAAATCATATGAAAATCATATGAATATTTTTGTAACACATATTAACTTTGAGTTAACATTTTATTTAGAAATGGTTATATCTCTCTGACACAATTGTAATATAATAATTAAGGAGGTGTAGATGAAAAGAATACTTATAACTGTAGTATTATTAAGTAGTTTAGTATCAACATTCTTATTTGCAGTGGATATAAAAAAAGATAGCGGTGATTTAAAAAACAGCCAAAATCTTAGGATAGAATCTTATTCAAAAGCATTTAAAGATGGAAAATTTGATAAAAATAAATATATCGGCATATCTTTGAATAACTATAAAAATATGGTAGAATATGAAGCTTCTTTAACAGAAAAGATTTATAATATTTTAACAGATAAACAAAAAAAACAATTAAAAGAGATGCTTGATTCATAAAGGTTTTAAAATGATAAATATAGCAATGGTAGAAGATGATGCAGAATTAGCAGAAGTTCTTACTGAATATTTAAGTAAATTTAATATAAAAGTGACAAACTATGAAGAACCTTTTTTGGCTCTTAGTAGTTTAAAAATAAACAAATTTGATTTGATAATTTTAGATTTAACTCTCCCTGGAATGGATGGATTAGATGTTTGTAAGCAAATAATTACAAATCATGATATTCCAATTATTATTTCAAGTGCTAGAAGTGATATAACTGATAAAGTTACTGCTTTACAATTAGGTGCAGATGATTATTTACCAAAACCATACGACCCAAGAGAGTTAGAAGTAAGAATAAAGACTATTTTACGAAGATACAATATAAGTACTAAAATTGAAGAGAAACCAACAAAAGTTTTTATTTTTGATGAAGAGAAAAAAGAGATAAGAAAAAATGGTAAATTTATTAGACTAACAGCTGCTGAATATGAAGTATTGTCTTTATTGATTAAAAGAGAAGGATTTATTGTCTCAAGGGATGATATCTTTGAAAATAGTGATTTATTAAATAGTGATTATGACAATATTGGTTCACTTGCAGTTATTATAAACAGAATAAGACATAAAATAGAAGCAAATCCCAAAACACCAAATTATTTGCATACAATAAGAGGAATGGGATATAAATTTTTACAATGAAAAAAGAGTCAATATTTTTTACAGTAACAATTAGTTTTGTTATCTCAATATTTTTAGTAATAGCTAGTTTTATAATATTAGTACTTCATACCCAAGATGATAAAGAAAAACATCTTTCAAAAAAGTATTTACCAGTAGCTAAGATGGTACTAGAACAACAAAGAACAAATGGATTGACTAAATTTTTTGTTGAATCTTTGTCTAATATGGATATGGAATTTATAAATGATATTGGTAAAATGAATGCCGTTTTATATAATCCCCAAACAAAAGTAGCATTAGAGAGAAGATATAGAACAATTTTAGTTAGAGTTTTAGATTTACATGGTGATAGTTATTTGTTTATAAAAAGTGATGGCTTAGAAATAATGTTTAAAGATAGTGACTATAAACATGTAAATCCATTGATATATCTAATAGTAGTTTTTGCAGTGTTATTTATAGCAATTATTTTATCTTTTATTACAACTTGGAAAAGACTATATCCAATAAAACTTTTAAAAGATAAAGTAATAACTTTAGGGGAAGAGGATTTTGATTTTGAGTATGATACAAATGATTCTGATGAAGTTTCCCAATTAGCAATTGAGTTTAAAAATACCGCAAAAAAATTAAAAAATATAAAAGAATCAAGAAATGTATTTATAAGAAATATAATGCATGAACTAAAAACTCCAATTACAAAAGGTAAGTTTCTAAGTGAATTGGAAAATAGTGATGAAAATGCTGAAAAGATGAGAAGAGTATTTACTAGATTAGAGTCTTTAATTAATGAGTTTACTCAAATCGAAGAGCTTATTTCCTCTACAAAAAATATTGTAAAAAATAACTATTTTTTAGATGATATTATAGATAATGCTACAGATATGCTTATGCTAGAAGATGATGTAATTATCTCTAAATACGAAAATAAAAAATTAAATGTAAATTTTAAACTTTTTTGTTTGGCTGTAAAAAATCTGATTGATAATGCAATAAAATATTCAGATGATAGAAAAGTAACTATAAAAACAAATAATCAAGATGAAATAATATTTGAAAATAGTGGTGAAGGATTGAAATATCCCCTTGAAAAATACTTTGAACCATTTTTTGCAAATGAAAGTAAAAGTAAAAATAGTTTTGGACTTGGTTTATATATAGTAAACTCTATACTAAAAGCAAATAATTGCATACTTAAATATGAATATAAAGATGAAATAAATATTTTTAAAATAGCTAAAAGTGAACAAAAGGATAAATAATATTTGATATTGCAATTATAGGTGCAGGTGCTAGTGGATTGATGTTTGCAACACACTTAAAAAATGATAATGTTTGTTTAATAGATAGTAATGCAAAAGTTGGTGCAAAAATAAAAGTATCCGGTGGAGCAAAGTGTAATATTACAAATAATAAGGTAAGTGCTAATAATTACCTAGGTGAGAATAATTTTGTAACTTCAATTTTAAAAGAGTTTTCAAATGAGGATTTAATAAGATTTTTAAAAAAGCAAAATTTAAACTTCAAACTCAATGAAAAGATTGTAAAAGGAACTTTTTTTTGTAACACCTCCCAAGATGTTATTGATATGTTTTTAAAACTTATAAAGAATAAAAGAATTTTTTTAAATACGACAGTATTAGATGTAGAGTATGAAAACTTCTATAAAATAAAAACAAATAATAAAACAATAGAAGCAAAAAAATTAGTAATAGCAAGTGGAGGTTTGAGTTATCAAAGCTTAGGAGCTAGTTCTATTGCTTTTGATATCGCAAAATCTTTTAATCATAAAGTAAGTCCTTTAAATCCTGCCCTTGTGGGCTTTACTGTTCAAAAAGACCAATTTTGGTTTAAAGAATTAAGTGGTATTTCTATGTTTGTAAAAGCAAGTGTTGAGAACAAAAGTTTTGAAGGAAATATTCTTTTTGCCCATAAAGGAATAACTGGACCTGTGATTTTAAATAGTTCTTTATATTGGAAAAAAGGAAAGATGAGTATAGACTTTTTGCCAAATAAAACTTTTAAATCCTTTTTAAAAGGTAATAAAAATATCTCCTCAAGTTTTAACTTGCCCAAAAGATTTATGCAAGAGTTTTTAAAATCAGTTCAAATAAATGATAAAGCAATTAGTAGTTTGACAAAAGAAGAATTAAATAAATTAGAAGTTTTAAAAAACTATGAATTCGCACCTGCTGGGAACTTTGGATATACAAAAGCAGAAGTTACAAAAGGTGGAGTAGAAGTTGAGCAAATAGATGTAAAAACTATGGAAAGTAAGCTTCAAAAAGATTTATACTTTATAGGTGAAGCTTTGGATGTAACAGGCGAACTTGGAGGTTTTAATTTTCAGTTTGCTTTTTCTTCTGCTTATGTATGTGCAAAAGAGCTAAATAAATAGATTTATAAAGCTCTTTTTTTGTTTATTTTTAACATTAAACTTAGTATAAATAAAATCAACGAAACTACTACAATAGTAGCACCACTTGGTAAAGATATATAAAATGAGACAAAAAGCCCAACTATTACAGCTAAAACTGCAAAAGATACTGCTAATAAACAAGTTATAAAAAAACTTTTTTCAAATTGCATTGCAGAAATTACTGGCATTATCATTAAGGCACCTATTAATAATACTCCAATAATTTTTATGGATAATCCAACTGTAATTGCCACAAGTGAAACTAACATATAATTTAAAAAACTTACATTTATTCCAGAGGCTTTTGCAACTTCTTCATCAAATGCCACAAAAAGTAGTTTTTGATAATTATTGATAATGAAAAGAGCAGATAAAACTCCAAATATACAAATTGTCCAAATATCTTCTTTTGAAACGGCAACAATTGAACCAAAAAGATAACTAAATAAAGCTACATTAAAAGAGTTTGAAATTGAAACTATAATAATTGCAAGTGCAAGGGCTGAAGATAAAAATATTGATAAAATAGAATCAGAATATATATTATGGTTTTTTCTTAGGTATTCTATAAAAAGTGAAGCTAAAAGAGCTATTATAATTGCACTAAATGTTGTTGAGATTGAAAATAAAAAACCAAGTGCAACACCAAGTAGGGAAATATGAGCTAAAGAATCAGATAACATAGAGTATCTTCTTACAACTACAAAAGTACCTAAAGTAGGTGCTAAAATTGCTATAAAAATACCTGCTACAAAAGCTCGTATCATAAAAGCGTA
This portion of the Arcobacter nitrofigilis DSM 7299 genome encodes:
- the cydB gene encoding cytochrome d ubiquinol oxidase subunit II; protein product: MFENLTLLQLQQYWWIIISLLGGLFAFIMFVQGGQTLLGRLSKGDETLKTMLINSLGRKWELGFTTLVLFGGALFAAFPLFYSTSFGGAYWVWMAILFCFIIQAVSYEFRKKANNFLGQKVYELFLFINGSVGVILLGIAIATFFSGSSFSVDTNNFSHWHGSYRGLEAASSIFNLSLGFALFFLVRISGALYFINNIDNETIKERAIRSIKIDMLIFLFFFLIFLYLLLSKSGFAYDNNGLVYYQEYKYLYNFVEMPIVLGMFLIGLLMVIIAVFMTIHFNKTCCIKTAGVGIVLTVMALFLNVGLNGTSYYPSTFDIQSSLTIQNSSGSHYTLTTMSYVSLIVPFVLAYITYAWYQMDKVKITKDEMEDSHTHKY
- a CDS encoding NifB/NifX family molybdenum-iron cluster-binding protein, which translates into the protein MITFPLKTNKENAAVSPLFGKAKYFAFFDGKNLSIEANPYERGSKLINWFNEKGVDTIVIKEMGAKPFEAISKTAIKVLYAGNDRVTTNEVLENYTTNSLKELSIDELQKIVKEHKGDKSSSCHSHSHEGETKKSCHKKMVAQNPYVFLNK
- a CDS encoding fumarate hydratase; the protein is MKKITEEDIIESIADACQYISFYHPEDFVKGMVEAYNVEKGEAAKNAIGQILINSKMCAMGHRPLCQDTGSVNIFVKVGLNAPLDIKKELVDLLNEGVAKGYTDPDNTLRYSVVADPAGKRVNTKNNTPAVIHVSVDNSDEIDITVAAKGGGSENKSKFAVLNPSDSIYDWVMENVRNMGAGWCPPGILGIGIGGNPEKSMLLAKESLMSHVDIHELKARGPKNALEELRLKLYEDINKVGIGAQGLGGITTVLDVKILDYPCHAASLPVAMIPNCAATRHIHFKLKGNGPAIFNKPDLDLWPDIELPMDTIKRVNIEDLTKENLSQFKSGDTLLLSGKILTARDAAHKKIVEYKNAGKDLPNGVKLEDRFIYYVGPVDPVRDEAVGPAGPTTSTRMDKFTKDMMEIGIMGMIGKAERKQPTIDLIKEYKSMYLIATGGAAYLISQSIKSAKVLAFEELGMEAIYEFEVKDMPVTVAVDTEGVSIHTTGPAKWRTI
- a CDS encoding response regulator transcription factor produces the protein MINIAMVEDDAELAEVLTEYLSKFNIKVTNYEEPFLALSSLKINKFDLIILDLTLPGMDGLDVCKQIITNHDIPIIISSARSDITDKVTALQLGADDYLPKPYDPRELEVRIKTILRRYNISTKIEEKPTKVFIFDEEKKEIRKNGKFIRLTAAEYEVLSLLIKREGFIVSRDDIFENSDLLNSDYDNIGSLAVIINRIRHKIEANPKTPNYLHTIRGMGYKFLQ
- a CDS encoding ArsS family sensor histidine kinase codes for the protein MKKESIFFTVTISFVISIFLVIASFIILVLHTQDDKEKHLSKKYLPVAKMVLEQQRTNGLTKFFVESLSNMDMEFINDIGKMNAVLYNPQTKVALERRYRTILVRVLDLHGDSYLFIKSDGLEIMFKDSDYKHVNPLIYLIVVFAVLFIAIILSFITTWKRLYPIKLLKDKVITLGEEDFDFEYDTNDSDEVSQLAIEFKNTAKKLKNIKESRNVFIRNIMHELKTPITKGKFLSELENSDENAEKMRRVFTRLESLINEFTQIEELISSTKNIVKNNYFLDDIIDNATDMLMLEDDVIISKYENKKLNVNFKLFCLAVKNLIDNAIKYSDDRKVTIKTNNQDEIIFENSGEGLKYPLEKYFEPFFANESKSKNSFGLGLYIVNSILKANNCILKYEYKDEINIFKIAKSEQKDK
- a CDS encoding BaiN/RdsA family NAD(P)/FAD-dependent oxidoreductase, which gives rise to MGAGASGLMFATHLKNDNVCLIDSNAKVGAKIKVSGGAKCNITNNKVSANNYLGENNFVTSILKEFSNEDLIRFLKKQNLNFKLNEKIVKGTFFCNTSQDVIDMFLKLIKNKRIFLNTTVLDVEYENFYKIKTNNKTIEAKKLVIASGGLSYQSLGASSIAFDIAKSFNHKVSPLNPALVGFTVQKDQFWFKELSGISMFVKASVENKSFEGNILFAHKGITGPVILNSSLYWKKGKMSIDFLPNKTFKSFLKGNKNISSSFNLPKRFMQEFLKSVQINDKAISSLTKEELNKLEVLKNYEFAPAGNFGYTKAEVTKGGVEVEQIDVKTMESKLQKDLYFIGEALDVTGELGGFNFQFAFSSAYVCAKELNK
- a CDS encoding metal ABC transporter permease; translation: MEIFEYAFMIRAFVAGIFIAILAPTLGTFVVVRRYSMLSDSLAHISLLGVALGFLFSISTTFSAIIIALLASLFIEYLRKNHNIYSDSILSIFLSSALALAIIIVSISNSFNVALFSYLFGSIVAVSKEDIWTICIFGVLSALFIINNYQKLLFVAFDEEVAKASGINVSFLNYMLVSLVAITVGLSIKIIGVLLIGALMIMPVISAMQFEKSFFITCLLAVSFAVLAVIVGLFVSFYISLPSGATIVVVSLILFILSLMLKINKKRAL